Proteins co-encoded in one Alphaproteobacteria bacterium genomic window:
- a CDS encoding pyruvate dehydrogenase complex dihydrolipoamide acetyltransferase, protein MPIEILMPALSPTMTEGNLAKWNKKEGDKVKAGDVIAEIETDKATMEVEAVDEGTIGKIVIAAGTEGVKVNDVIALLLEDGEDKKALDAWKPKAAPKKEEPKAAAAPASAAPTAAPTAAPSAPVLAPRAPAAPVVAQRNTGERVVASPLAKRIAKQRGINLSNVIGTGPHGRVTKIDVDSAVSGGGGKIVRNPTEFVQIPNNNMRKVIAKRLQESKQTVPHFYLTVEVEIDALLEARQQLNDHATAQSKDGKPAYKLSVNDMVIRASALALRDMPACNVSWYDDAIVQYQNVDISVAVATDGGLITPIIRNADQKSLPQISAEMKDLAKRARDNKLKPEEFQGGGFSVSNLGMYGIKTFQAIINPPQACILAVGAGEEVVRVREGSVVAVNVMSLTLSVDHRAVDGALGAQYLQALKRYIEQPVLMFV, encoded by the coding sequence ATGCCAATTGAAATTTTAATGCCCGCACTTTCACCCACCATGACCGAGGGTAACCTCGCTAAGTGGAATAAAAAAGAAGGTGATAAGGTAAAAGCTGGTGATGTGATTGCCGAAATCGAAACCGACAAGGCGACCATGGAAGTAGAAGCCGTGGACGAGGGCACGATTGGAAAAATCGTGATTGCGGCAGGCACTGAAGGCGTAAAGGTGAATGATGTCATTGCACTTTTGCTGGAAGACGGCGAAGACAAGAAAGCACTTGATGCTTGGAAGCCAAAAGCAGCTCCCAAAAAAGAAGAACCAAAGGCGGCGGCAGCGCCAGCTTCTGCAGCACCAACGGCAGCTCCTACTGCTGCACCATCGGCACCTGTGCTTGCGCCACGCGCACCTGCAGCGCCTGTGGTGGCACAACGCAATACGGGTGAGCGTGTGGTTGCTTCACCGCTCGCGAAACGCATTGCAAAACAGCGCGGCATTAATCTCTCCAACGTGATTGGTACGGGCCCGCATGGTCGCGTCACCAAAATCGACGTGGATAGCGCCGTAAGTGGCGGCGGCGGTAAAATCGTTCGCAACCCAACGGAATTCGTGCAGATTCCGAACAACAACATGCGCAAGGTGATTGCCAAGCGTTTGCAAGAATCGAAACAAACCGTTCCGCATTTCTATCTCACGGTAGAAGTGGAAATCGACGCGTTGCTCGAAGCACGCCAACAGCTTAACGACCATGCAACCGCACAAAGCAAAGACGGCAAGCCTGCTTACAAGCTTTCGGTGAATGACATGGTGATTCGCGCATCAGCGCTCGCGCTGCGCGACATGCCTGCTTGCAACGTAAGCTGGTATGATGACGCGATTGTGCAGTATCAGAACGTCGATATCTCGGTGGCCGTGGCGACTGATGGCGGCTTGATTACCCCAATTATTCGCAATGCGGATCAGAAATCCTTGCCACAAATTTCGGCGGAAATGAAAGATCTCGCCAAGCGTGCGCGCGACAACAAACTGAAGCCCGAAGAATTCCAAGGCGGCGGTTTCTCAGTCTCGAACCTTGGCATGTATGGCATCAAGACATTCCAAGCCATCATCAATCCACCCCAAGCCTGTATCTTGGCGGTTGGCGCTGGCGAAGAAGTGGTGCGCGTGCGTGAAGGTTCAGTCGTTGCTGTGAACGTGATGAGCTTGACCTTGTCAGTTGATCACCGCGCGGTGGATGGTGCGCTGGGCGCGCAATATCTGCAAGCGTTGAAGCGCTACATTGAACAACCCGTGCTAATGTTTGTCTAA
- a CDS encoding SIMPL domain-containing protein (The SIMPL domain is named for its presence in mouse protein SIMPL (signalling molecule that associates with mouse pelle-like kinase). Bacterial member BP26, from Brucella, was shown to assemble into a channel-like structure, while YggE from E. coli has been associated with resistance to oxidative stress.): MRHVVFAVAALLATTTANAQELSPVRAISVTGQAERKIVPDEAHLQVNLNAQEMKLADAKKAHDAKLNKLIAIARGAGIPENKLRTDSSNTQPIYTYESNPTTGQSTRLFKGYRVQTNVDVTITDTTKLADLMDQITGAGFEQGANTEWGNLLNLYYTISNPDAIRDDIMIEAIANAKSKALRMATAAGAELARVHQIIENGTPQFARYPMPMMAMAKGGIAMDAAESVAPPAGEQQLNATVTVVYELK; the protein is encoded by the coding sequence ATGAGACATGTAGTGTTCGCCGTCGCTGCCTTGCTTGCTACCACCACCGCTAACGCACAGGAATTATCGCCCGTTCGCGCCATTAGCGTGACAGGGCAGGCGGAACGTAAAATTGTTCCTGATGAGGCGCATCTTCAAGTAAATCTCAATGCGCAAGAAATGAAATTGGCGGACGCTAAAAAAGCACATGATGCCAAACTCAATAAGCTGATAGCCATTGCGCGTGGTGCAGGTATCCCTGAGAATAAATTGCGCACTGACTCATCTAATACCCAGCCTATTTACACCTACGAGAGCAACCCAACGACGGGCCAGAGCACACGCCTTTTCAAAGGCTACCGCGTGCAGACGAATGTGGATGTCACAATCACGGATACCACCAAGCTCGCCGATTTGATGGACCAAATCACTGGTGCAGGTTTCGAGCAAGGCGCGAATACAGAGTGGGGCAATCTGCTTAATCTTTACTACACCATTTCCAATCCCGACGCGATTCGTGACGACATCATGATTGAAGCGATTGCCAATGCAAAATCGAAGGCACTACGTATGGCAACCGCCGCAGGTGCCGAGCTGGCGCGCGTCCACCAGATTATTGAGAACGGCACGCCACAATTTGCACGCTACCCCATGCCAATGATGGCCATGGCTAAGGGCGGCATTGCAATGGACGCTGCAGAATCCGTAGCGCCACCTGCAGGCGAGCAACAACTAAATGCGACAGTCACCGTCGTCTATGAATTGAAGTAA
- a CDS encoding pyruvate dehydrogenase complex E1 component subunit beta yields MTTVRDALRDAMAEEMRRDKDVFVMGEEVAEYQGAYKVTQGLLAEFGDKRVVDTPITEHGFAGLAVGAAFMGLKPVVEFMTWNFGMQAIDQIINSAAKTLYMSGGQVKSPIVFRGPNGAASRVAAQHSQCYASWYAHCPGLKVVAPYDAADAKGLLKSAIRDPNPVIFLENEITYGWQFEVPEGEHLVPIGKAAVKRQGKDVTIVAFSICVKYALEAAERLAAEGISAEVIDLRTLRPLDKQTIIDSVRKTHRLISVEEGWPVAGIGSEIAAIAMEELFDDLDAPMVRVTGKDVPLPYAANLEKLALPSTEDVVVAARELINPTAFAA; encoded by the coding sequence ATGACAACAGTAAGAGATGCACTGCGTGATGCGATGGCCGAAGAAATGCGCCGCGACAAAGACGTATTCGTGATGGGCGAAGAAGTCGCCGAATATCAGGGCGCCTACAAAGTAACGCAGGGTTTGCTCGCGGAATTTGGTGATAAGCGCGTGGTCGATACACCCATTACCGAGCACGGTTTTGCTGGCCTCGCTGTTGGTGCGGCGTTCATGGGCCTTAAGCCTGTAGTCGAATTCATGACATGGAATTTCGGCATGCAAGCGATTGACCAAATCATCAACTCTGCCGCTAAGACACTTTATATGTCGGGTGGTCAGGTGAAATCGCCAATCGTGTTCCGTGGGCCTAACGGTGCAGCGTCACGCGTGGCCGCACAGCACTCGCAGTGTTACGCAAGCTGGTATGCGCATTGCCCGGGACTCAAAGTGGTAGCGCCTTATGACGCAGCCGATGCAAAAGGCTTGCTGAAATCGGCGATTCGTGACCCGAACCCCGTTATCTTCTTGGAAAACGAAATCACCTATGGCTGGCAATTTGAAGTGCCAGAGGGCGAGCATCTCGTGCCCATCGGCAAGGCAGCCGTGAAGCGCCAAGGTAAGGACGTGACTATCGTCGCTTTCTCCATCTGCGTGAAATATGCACTCGAAGCTGCTGAGCGTTTAGCTGCCGAAGGCATCAGCGCAGAAGTCATCGATTTGCGTACCCTGCGCCCACTCGACAAACAAACCATCATCGACTCTGTTCGTAAAACCCACCGCCTGATTTCGGTGGAAGAAGGTTGGCCAGTTGCGGGTATCGGTTCTGAAATCGCTGCGATTGCCATGGAAGAACTGTTCGACGATCTGGATGCACCGATGGTGCGCGTCACGGGTAAGGACGTGCCATTGCCATACGCGGCGAACCTTGAAAAACTCGCGCTTCCTTCGACCGAAGATGTGGTCGTGGCCGCACGTGAATTAATTAACCCAACCGCTTTTGCCGCATAG
- the pdhA gene encoding pyruvate dehydrogenase (acetyl-transferring) E1 component subunit alpha, with protein MVKAAPKKQAKLAPKKAPASVTKSDKVSLPKEKLIAMYREMLLIRRFEEKAGQLYGMGLIGGFCHLYIGQEAVVTGIQGAAKPTDAVVTTYRDHAHMIACGMEPRGIMAELTGRIGGFSKGKGGSMHMFSVEKNFFGGHGIVGANVPLGTGMAFAQKYRGTKDITFTYFGDGASNQGQVYESFNMASLWNLPVIYIIENNEYAMGTSTQRHAADTELYKRGEAFGIPGIKVNGMDVLEVYAAAKKVIEHVRSGKGPYLMEVKTYRYRGHSMSDPAKYRTKEEVEKYKEQRDALNNFREYLSKNKIASEADFKKIEDEVKAIVNDAAEFAKESPEPDATELWTDVLSKE; from the coding sequence ATGGTGAAAGCTGCTCCCAAGAAGCAGGCGAAACTTGCACCTAAGAAAGCACCTGCTTCGGTAACGAAGTCAGACAAAGTGTCGCTTCCAAAAGAAAAACTCATCGCCATGTATCGCGAGATGCTGCTCATCCGCCGCTTCGAAGAGAAGGCCGGCCAGCTTTACGGTATGGGGCTGATTGGTGGCTTCTGCCATCTCTATATCGGCCAAGAGGCAGTCGTAACGGGTATTCAGGGCGCTGCAAAACCAACCGACGCCGTCGTCACCACGTACCGCGACCACGCGCACATGATTGCCTGTGGTATGGAACCACGCGGCATTATGGCCGAGCTGACAGGCCGCATCGGTGGCTTCTCGAAAGGTAAGGGCGGGTCAATGCACATGTTCTCCGTCGAGAAGAATTTCTTCGGCGGTCACGGCATCGTCGGCGCGAACGTGCCGCTTGGTACAGGCATGGCCTTCGCGCAAAAATACAGAGGCACAAAGGATATTACCTTCACCTATTTCGGTGACGGCGCAAGTAACCAAGGCCAAGTCTATGAGTCATTCAACATGGCGTCGCTTTGGAATTTGCCAGTCATCTACATCATCGAGAACAACGAATACGCGATGGGTACGAGCACCCAGCGCCACGCAGCCGATACCGAGCTTTATAAGCGCGGTGAAGCCTTCGGTATTCCAGGCATCAAAGTAAATGGGATGGACGTGCTGGAAGTTTACGCAGCAGCAAAGAAAGTCATCGAGCACGTGCGCAGCGGCAAGGGCCCCTATTTGATGGAAGTGAAAACCTATCGCTATCGCGGCCATTCCATGTCCGACCCCGCAAAATATCGCACGAAAGAAGAAGTCGAAAAATATAAAGAGCAGCGCGATGCGCTTAATAATTTCCGCGAATATTTGAGCAAAAACAAAATCGCCAGCGAAGCCGACTTCAAAAAAATCGAAGACGAGGTGAAAGCCATCGTGAATGACGCTGCTGAGTTCGCCAAAGAATCACCAGAGCCGGATGCCACCGAGCTTTGGACAGACGTGTTGAGTAAGGAGTAA
- the acs gene encoding acetate--CoA ligase, whose translation MTQLIPASKGVHLTKEKYAQMYEQSVRDPEGFWGDIGREFEWVKPFSKVKNTNFAGDVSIKWFEGGKLNITANCIDRHLATRGNKTAILWEGDDPTQSKTITYNELHAEVCKLANAMKSLGVKKGDRVTIYMPMVPEAAYAMLACARIGAVHSVIFGGFSPDSIRSRIEDCQSDFVITANEGRRGGKAVPLKTNVDAAIDGLNVRHVLVLKVTETAVPINAPRDVLWEAVVPHQTTDCSPEPMDAEDPLFILYTSGSTGKPKGLLHTTAGYMVFAATTHKYVFDIVEEDVYWCTADVGWVTGHSYIVYGPLANGSTTLMFEGVPTYPDASRMWQVVDKHKVTKFYTAPTAIRALERLGDSFVKCTSRATLKIMGSVGEPINPAAWLWYYDVVGEKRAPIMDTWWQTETGGHMITPLPGVTDMKPGSATLPFFGVKPVVYDAQGALLEGECEGMLCVADSWPGQARTIYGDHKRFIETYFSTVKGNYFTSDGCKRDADGYYWITGRVDDVINVSGHRLGTAEIESALVAHAQVSEAAVVGYPHDIKGQGIYAYVTLNAGLEASDALNAELKQWVRKQIGGLAVPDFIHVTPGLPKTRSGKIMRRILRKIAENDYGNLGDTTTLLDPDIVQQLIDSRLNR comes from the coding sequence ATGACACAACTGATTCCCGCAAGCAAAGGCGTTCATCTCACCAAAGAAAAATATGCGCAGATGTATGAGCAATCCGTGCGCGACCCTGAGGGCTTTTGGGGCGATATCGGCCGAGAATTCGAATGGGTAAAGCCCTTCTCGAAAGTCAAAAACACCAATTTCGCGGGTGATGTAAGCATCAAATGGTTCGAAGGCGGTAAGCTGAATATTACGGCCAATTGCATCGACAGGCACTTGGCAACACGCGGCAACAAAACCGCGATTCTGTGGGAAGGTGACGACCCAACACAGAGTAAAACAATAACCTATAACGAGCTACACGCTGAGGTGTGCAAACTCGCCAACGCCATGAAATCGCTAGGCGTGAAAAAGGGCGATCGCGTCACCATTTATATGCCCATGGTGCCTGAGGCGGCCTATGCCATGCTGGCCTGCGCGCGCATCGGCGCGGTGCATTCGGTAATATTTGGGGGCTTCTCGCCCGATTCGATTCGTAGCCGCATCGAAGATTGCCAGAGTGATTTTGTAATTACCGCCAATGAAGGCCGTCGTGGTGGCAAGGCTGTACCCCTCAAAACAAATGTCGATGCGGCGATTGATGGTTTGAATGTGCGCCACGTGTTGGTGCTGAAGGTCACGGAAACTGCCGTGCCCATAAACGCCCCGCGTGATGTGTTGTGGGAGGCGGTAGTGCCACACCAAACCACGGATTGCTCGCCTGAACCAATGGATGCGGAAGATCCATTGTTTATTCTCTACACCTCTGGCTCTACCGGCAAGCCCAAAGGCCTGCTGCACACCACGGCGGGTTATATGGTGTTCGCCGCCACCACGCACAAATACGTCTTCGATATCGTGGAAGAGGATGTCTATTGGTGCACCGCCGATGTGGGTTGGGTGACAGGCCATAGCTATATTGTTTACGGCCCACTGGCCAACGGTTCCACAACGCTGATGTTCGAGGGCGTGCCTACCTATCCCGATGCATCACGCATGTGGCAAGTGGTCGATAAGCATAAGGTCACGAAGTTTTACACTGCGCCTACGGCCATTCGCGCGCTTGAACGCTTGGGCGATTCTTTTGTGAAATGCACGAGCCGTGCGACGCTTAAAATCATGGGAAGTGTCGGCGAACCCATCAACCCTGCCGCATGGTTATGGTATTACGATGTGGTCGGCGAAAAACGCGCACCGATTATGGATACATGGTGGCAAACCGAAACGGGCGGCCACATGATAACACCACTGCCCGGTGTGACGGACATGAAGCCCGGTTCCGCAACCTTGCCGTTCTTCGGCGTGAAACCCGTGGTCTATGATGCGCAGGGAGCGTTACTCGAAGGTGAATGCGAAGGCATGTTATGCGTTGCCGATTCATGGCCGGGTCAAGCACGTACGATTTACGGCGACCATAAACGCTTCATCGAAACCTATTTCAGCACCGTAAAAGGCAACTACTTCACGTCCGACGGCTGTAAGCGCGACGCCGATGGCTATTACTGGATAACAGGCCGCGTCGATGACGTGATTAATGTGAGCGGCCATCGCCTTGGCACCGCAGAGATCGAGTCTGCACTTGTAGCACATGCGCAGGTGAGCGAAGCGGCAGTGGTTGGCTATCCGCATGATATTAAGGGGCAGGGTATTTACGCCTATGTCACGCTGAATGCGGGTCTGGAAGCGAGCGATGCGTTGAACGCCGAGTTAAAGCAGTGGGTACGCAAACAGATCGGTGGGCTGGCGGTGCCAGACTTTATTCACGTTACGCCAGGCTTACCCAAAACCCGTTCCGGTAAGATCATGCGCCGCATTTTGCGCAAAATCGCCGAGAATGATTATGGAAATCTGGGGGACACCACCACACTGCTGGATCCAGATATCGTGCAACAACTGATTGACTCGCGGCTAAATCGCTAA
- the truA gene encoding tRNA pseudouridine(38-40) synthase TruA, with protein MPRYKLTIEYDGTAYSGWQIQENTPTIQGALQAALSHFYDRPIEAQCSGRTDAGVHAKGQIAHIDAPDERDPYAIAKGINAILIPQPIVVKTAELVHDDFHARFDAKRRHYEYRIINRPSRAALDINRAWDIFRPLNIDAMREAAQFLIGKHDFNSFRSSECQSQFSVKTLDTLEIEKDGENVFIRCSAQSFLHNQVRIMVGTLAYVGVGKLHVADVEKIRDAKDRRAAAVTAPACGLYFMKVEY; from the coding sequence ATGCCGAGATATAAATTAACGATTGAGTATGATGGCACAGCCTATTCGGGTTGGCAAATCCAAGAAAATACGCCCACCATTCAAGGCGCGCTACAGGCGGCTTTGAGCCATTTTTATGATAGACCCATCGAAGCGCAATGTAGCGGGCGAACCGATGCGGGGGTACATGCCAAAGGCCAAATCGCCCATATCGACGCACCGGATGAGCGCGACCCGTATGCGATTGCCAAGGGCATCAATGCCATTCTCATCCCGCAACCTATCGTCGTGAAAACTGCCGAGCTGGTGCATGACGACTTCCATGCGCGGTTCGACGCTAAGCGCAGGCATTATGAATATCGCATTATCAATCGCCCCTCGCGCGCGGCGCTGGATATTAATCGTGCGTGGGATATTTTTCGCCCGTTGAATATTGATGCGATGCGCGAAGCAGCGCAGTTTCTAATCGGCAAGCATGATTTTAACAGCTTCCGCTCCAGCGAATGCCAGTCGCAATTCTCCGTCAAAACGTTGGATACATTAGAAATCGAGAAAGACGGCGAGAATGTCTTTATTCGCTGCTCGGCACAGTCATTCTTGCATAATCAGGTGCGCATTATGGTGGGCACACTCGCCTATGTGGGAGTTGGCAAACTGCACGTCGCCGATGTTGAAAAAATCCGCGATGCCAAAGACCGCCGCGCCGCCGCCGTCACCGCACCTGCTTGCGGATTGTATTTCATGAAGGTTGAGTATTAG